The following proteins are encoded in a genomic region of Microcoleus sp. FACHB-68:
- a CDS encoding CBS domain-containing protein produces MPKTVADVMSRDLIIVRPETPLQEAIEILAERRISGLPVVDETGKLVGILSETDLMVRATGTTPPAYIMLLDSVIYLKNPATHERDLHKALGQTVGEVMSQNPITITPDKSLTDAARQIHDRKIHRLPVLDANGHLIGILTRGDIVREMAASQD; encoded by the coding sequence ATGCCTAAGACCGTTGCCGATGTGATGAGCCGGGATTTAATCATTGTCCGGCCTGAAACCCCCTTACAGGAAGCGATTGAGATTCTGGCTGAACGACGCATTAGTGGTCTTCCCGTGGTGGATGAGACCGGCAAGTTGGTTGGTATCCTTTCTGAAACTGACTTGATGGTGCGGGCAACTGGAACGACGCCTCCGGCTTATATCATGCTGCTTGATAGTGTGATTTACTTAAAAAATCCAGCAACCCACGAACGAGACTTGCACAAAGCCTTAGGGCAGACGGTGGGGGAAGTGATGAGCCAAAATCCGATCACCATCACACCCGATAAATCCCTGACAGATGCAGCACGGCAGATCCATGATCGCAAGATTCACCGCTTGCCGGTGCTGGATGCTAACGGCCACCTGATTGGTATCCTGACTCGTGGGGATATTGTGCGAGAGATGGCAGCCAGTCAAGATTAA
- a CDS encoding ribose-phosphate pyrophosphokinase: MIHSATLTLQPALPAVADHNRLRLFSGSANVALSQEVSRYLGIDLGPMVRKRFADGELYIQIQESIRGCDVYLLQPTCHPVNDNLMELLIMIDACRRASARQITAVIPYYGYARADRKTAGRESITAKLVANLITEAGATRILAMDLHSAQIQGYFDIPFDHVYGSPVILDYLASKNLPDLVVVSPDVGGVARARAFAKKLDDAPLAIIDKRRQAHNVAEVMNVIGDVRGKTAVLVDDMIDTGGTIAEGARLLRSEGARQVYACATHAVFSPPAIERLSSGLFEEVIVTNTIPVPEENRFPQLTMLTVANLLGETIWRVHEDSSVSSMFR; encoded by the coding sequence GTGATCCATTCTGCTACTCTAACTCTTCAGCCTGCTTTACCAGCTGTTGCTGATCATAACCGTCTGCGACTCTTCTCTGGTTCGGCCAATGTGGCCCTGTCTCAGGAAGTGTCTCGATACCTGGGAATAGACTTGGGTCCAATGGTACGCAAACGGTTTGCGGATGGAGAACTTTACATTCAAATTCAGGAATCGATTCGGGGTTGTGATGTTTACCTACTCCAGCCTACTTGCCATCCGGTGAACGATAACCTGATGGAATTGCTGATTATGATTGATGCCTGTCGTCGTGCTTCGGCACGGCAAATTACGGCTGTGATTCCCTATTATGGCTATGCGCGGGCAGACCGCAAAACGGCTGGACGGGAGTCGATTACGGCAAAGTTGGTGGCCAACTTAATTACTGAAGCTGGAGCCACTCGCATTTTGGCGATGGATTTACACTCAGCCCAAATTCAGGGCTATTTTGATATTCCCTTTGATCATGTTTACGGTTCGCCGGTGATCTTAGATTACTTGGCAAGTAAGAATCTGCCTGATCTGGTAGTGGTTTCCCCCGATGTCGGCGGTGTGGCACGCGCCAGAGCTTTTGCTAAAAAGTTAGATGATGCTCCCCTGGCAATTATTGATAAGCGCCGGCAAGCTCATAATGTGGCGGAAGTGATGAACGTCATTGGCGATGTCAGAGGTAAAACAGCCGTGCTAGTAGACGATATGATCGACACTGGCGGCACGATTGCAGAAGGAGCCAGACTGTTGCGGAGTGAAGGCGCGAGGCAGGTTTACGCCTGTGCAACTCATGCGGTTTTCTCGCCGCCAGCGATTGAACGTCTCTCAAGTGGGCTTTTTGAGGAAGTAATTGTCACAAATACAATTCCCGTGCCTGAAGAAAACCGCTTCCCACAGCTAACGATGCTTACAGTTGCCAACTTACTCGGTGAAACCATCTGGCGCGTTCACGAAGATAGTTCTGTCAGCAGTATGTTCCGTTAA
- a CDS encoding GatB/YqeY domain-containing protein gives MSLKDQIGEDIKAAMKSKDKIRLETVRSIKKLLLEKEVSVRPAGQEALTEEQEMEVLVQLAKQRRDSIEQYRQAKREDLASQEAQELAIIEEYLPQQMSDEEVSAIIDQIIAQAGATTAKDMGKVMGPAMQQLKGKTDGKKVQEMVKAKLNS, from the coding sequence ATGAGCTTGAAGGATCAGATTGGCGAAGACATCAAAGCAGCCATGAAATCTAAGGATAAAATCCGGCTGGAAACAGTCCGCAGCATTAAAAAACTGCTCCTGGAAAAAGAAGTGAGCGTCCGTCCTGCCGGCCAAGAAGCACTCACCGAAGAGCAAGAAATGGAAGTCTTAGTGCAGCTAGCCAAACAGCGGCGGGATTCAATCGAGCAATACCGGCAAGCCAAGCGAGAGGATCTAGCATCACAAGAAGCTCAGGAATTGGCCATCATCGAAGAGTATCTACCTCAACAGATGTCTGATGAGGAAGTCAGCGCCATCATTGACCAAATCATCGCCCAAGCCGGTGCCACCACAGCCAAAGACATGGGTAAAGTCATGGGTCCTGCAATGCAACAGCTCAAAGGAAAAACAGACGGCAAAAAAGTCCAAGAAATGGTCAAAGCCAAATTAAACAGTTAA
- a CDS encoding alpha/beta fold hydrolase translates to MEATLTTPTIPGAYWKWRGQSIYYLHAGSQQPQRPPLLLIHGFGASTDHWRKNVADLSADFDVWAIDLLGFGRSAKPDQLYSGDIWRDQLHEFITEVIGEPAILVGNSLGGYASLCVAAQRPESALGLVLINSAGPFTSNEPVRQPDPMRDTLKEGMKWLFLQDWASFLLFQYTRQRSIIRKTLEKVYLDKSAVTDQLVEDIYRPSCDAGAAKVFASVFRSPQGEKVDLLLSRLNCPLLMLWGEADPWMNSRERSIKFRQYYPQLTEYFLRAGHCPHDEIPEQVNNLIRSWALLSMEIPKPEASEKE, encoded by the coding sequence GTGGAAGCAACTCTTACAACACCTACAATTCCTGGTGCCTACTGGAAATGGCGGGGGCAATCTATTTACTACCTGCACGCCGGCAGCCAGCAGCCACAACGTCCGCCACTGCTGTTAATTCATGGCTTTGGGGCATCTACAGACCACTGGCGCAAAAATGTTGCCGATTTATCTGCCGACTTTGACGTTTGGGCAATTGACCTTTTAGGGTTTGGGCGTTCTGCCAAACCAGATCAACTCTACAGCGGCGATATCTGGCGAGATCAACTGCATGAATTTATTACCGAAGTCATCGGTGAGCCGGCAATATTGGTCGGTAACTCCCTCGGTGGCTATGCTTCGCTGTGCGTTGCAGCCCAGCGACCAGAGTCTGCTTTAGGTTTGGTGTTAATTAACAGTGCCGGCCCTTTTACCTCTAACGAGCCGGTGCGCCAACCTGACCCAATGCGAGACACCTTAAAAGAAGGCATGAAGTGGCTGTTTTTGCAAGATTGGGCGAGTTTCCTGCTGTTTCAATACACCCGCCAGCGCTCAATCATTCGCAAAACGCTAGAGAAAGTTTATCTAGACAAAAGTGCGGTAACAGACCAGCTGGTAGAAGATATTTACCGGCCTTCTTGTGATGCCGGTGCGGCAAAAGTGTTTGCCTCCGTCTTCAGATCCCCTCAAGGTGAAAAAGTTGACCTTCTGTTGAGCCGGCTAAATTGTCCCCTGTTGATGCTGTGGGGAGAAGCCGATCCTTGGATGAACTCAAGAGAACGAAGCATCAAGTTTCGCCAATACTATCCCCAGTTAACCGAATATTTCCTCCGTGCCGGTCACTGTCCCCACGACGAAATCCCAGAACAGGTGAATAATCTGATCCGTTCTTGGGCGCTGTTATCTATGGAAATCCCGAAGCCAGAAGCGAGCGAGAAGGAGTAG
- a CDS encoding (2Fe-2S) ferredoxin domain-containing protein translates to MAEAETECDQPHPQPKYLCVMVCQHLSCQRNGSAEVLQAFREHKVAGVTINPSGCLGQCSSGPTVRVTPEETWYCRVTPDDVPVIVEKHLIGGEPVEAKLHPRIHLRFY, encoded by the coding sequence ATGGCAGAAGCAGAAACTGAGTGTGACCAACCGCACCCGCAACCCAAATATCTTTGCGTTATGGTTTGCCAGCATCTATCTTGCCAGCGAAACGGCTCAGCAGAGGTGCTACAAGCGTTCCGAGAGCATAAAGTTGCGGGCGTCACGATTAACCCTAGCGGCTGTCTGGGACAGTGCAGCTCTGGCCCTACTGTCCGGGTGACGCCAGAAGAGACTTGGTATTGCCGCGTGACACCGGATGATGTGCCGGTGATTGTTGAGAAGCATCTAATCGGGGGAGAGCCGGTGGAAGCCAAACTGCACCCTAGGATTCATTTGCGATTTTATTAA